The Oncorhynchus mykiss isolate Arlee chromosome 22, USDA_OmykA_1.1, whole genome shotgun sequence sequence ccttgcaaaacagctcgagctcagtgaggttggatggagagcatttgtgaacagcagttttcagttctttccacagatcctcgattggattcaggtctggactttgacttggccattctaacacctggatatgtttatttttgaaccattccattgtagatgttgctttatgctttggatcattgtcttgttggaagacaaatctccgtcccagtctcaggtcttttgcagactccatcaggttttcttccagaatggtcctgtatttggctccatccatcttcccatcaattttaaccatcttccctgtccctgctgaagaaaagcaggcccaaaccatgatgctcccaccaccatgtttgacagtggggatggtgtgttcagctgtgttgcttttacgccaaacataacattttgcattgttgccaaaaagttcaattttggtttcatctgaccagagcaccttcttccacatgcttggtgtgtctcccaggtggctggtggcaaactttaaacaacaatttttatggatatctttaagaaatggctttcttcttgccactcttccataaaggccagatttgtgcaatatacgactgattgttgtcctatggacagagtctcccacctcagctgtagatctctgcagtccatccagagtgatcatgggcctcttggctgcatctctgatcattcttctccttgtatgagctgaaagtttagagggacggcaagatcttggtagatttgcagtggtctgatactccttccatttcaatattatcgcttgcacagtgctccttgggatgtttaaagcttgggaaatatttttgtatccaaatccggctttaaacttcttcacaacagtatctcggacctgcctggtgtgttccttgttcttcatgatgctctctgcgcttttaacggacctctgagactatcacagtgcaggtgcagttatatggagacttgattacacacaggtggattgtatttatcatcattagtcatttaggtcaacattggattattcagagatcctcactgaacttctggagagagtttgctgcactgaaagtaaaggggctgaataattttgcacgcccaatttttcagtttttgatttgttaaaaaagtttgaaatatccaataaatgtcgttccacttcatgattgtgtcccatttgttgttgattcttcacaaaaaaatacagttttatatcttcatgtttgaagcctgaaatgtggcaaaaggtcgcaaagttcaagggggccgaatactttcgcaaggcactgtatatccttatgtacatattcttcatccctttatacttgtgtgtataaggtagctgttgtcAAATTGTTAGaatagattacttgttggttattactgcattgtcggaactagaagcacaagcatttcgctacactcgcattaacatctgctaaccatgtgtatgtgacaaatacaatttgatttgatttggtaccatccctatggttaagcatggtggtggcagtatcatgctgtggggatgtttttcagcggcaggacctgggagactagtcaggatcgagggacagatgaacggagcaaagtacagagagagatccttgatgaaaacctgctccagagcactcaggacttcagactgggacaaaggttcaccttccaacaggacaacgaccctaagcacacagccaagacaatgcaggagtggctttggggataagtctctgaatgttcttgagtggcccagcgagatcccggacttgaacctggtcgaacatctctggagagacctgaaaatagctgtgctgcgatGCTCCGCATCCAACCTGaaaaagcttgagaggatctgcagagaagaataggagaaactggCCAAatgtaggtgtgccaagcttgtagcatcatacccaagaagacttgatcctgtaatcgctgccaaaggtgcttcagcaaagtacggAGCAAATGTGCTCCGTTTTTTATTTGTGATAAATACGCAAAAAatactaaaaacatgtttttgttttttcattatggggtagattgatgaggggaaaaaattatttattgcattttaaaataaggctgtaacgtaacaaaatgtggaaaaagtcatggtgtttgaatactttccaagggCACTGTGTACCATAATGTAGTAGAGGAGATGGATTCTACTGTACAACTCATCCGGTCACTTAATTCTGCCATTATGAATTGCCATTGATTTCCATTAGGGTTTGGCTGGCTTCCACAGCCCAGTAGTGACCTGTCTGCCTCCCATTAGTGCACTTTAATTCTAGCGATGAATAGTCAGGACAGGCTGCTCTCGCTGGCTGCACAGGCAGACACAGCTAGATGACCCTACTAAGTGGCAACGATAACGTTCAGTCTCATTCTAGCATGATAATCAATGTATGATCAACCGTCACTCATCATAAATCGTCATCAAAATTCCACTCCATTCTCCACTCTATGTCTGATGAGGAGTGTGTTTTGGCAGTGTGTGTTCATTGTTTTGCAGTGTATTGGTAGATGAGGATTCCGTGGTGATGAGTCCTTTGGAGGAGGTTGAGAAAGTCAGTACATGTTCTTATTGAGTTCCGATGAATAATGAATAATTAAATGACCTCTACTGTGCTGTCGTTGGTTACGCAACAGCTCATTTGAATGTTTCAGTGAGTTGAACTTGAAACGTCTCCCTAAGCTCATTACTGCAAAGATGGCTATGTATATGATTTAAATGCGTTGTGCACCAATACTTCAGCTCTTCTGTGAATTATAGAGTGAAACACAACCTCCTTATATGGACGTGTCACTGTTACACTGCAGCCTACAGCAAAAAGTTCACCAAAGAATTTAAAGAGAATGTCAGAAAGAAAACAACTTGACTTGAACTAGTGAATGATGATTTCAATAAATGACTGATCTCACACTCTGTTTCTCTCAATCTGTGTCTCCATGTAGGTTGCTTTGAGTGCTGCATCAAGTGTTTAGGTGGGGTGCCGTATGCGTCACTGGTGGCTACGATCCTGTGTTTCTCTGGCGTGGCCCTGTTCTGTGGCTGTGGCCATGTGGCCCTCACCGGCACCATCAGCATCCTGGAAAACCACTTCTCCAAGATCACCTCTGACCACGCCATGCTGACCGACGTGTGAGTAACCGCACCTctttatactgaccccatgagtATGGTTAGGATTTGTAGACCATAACCTGACCATGAAACACGATCTAGAAGTAGGGTCTGGCTAACCATCAGTATCCTACTGTATGGTCAGAGTAGGGCAGCAATTAGATACTATTGGATCCCACCTCATCCCGAAACCTATACATCCTGATGCTATCTGCAGTAGCACAGTGACTATATGTCTACAGCGATATCttgaaacacatttttttccacaaaagttttgacacacctactcattcaagggtttttctttatttttactatttcctacattgtagagtaatagtgaagacatcaacactatgaaacaacacatatggaatcatgtagtaaccaaaaaaagtgttatattcgagatccttcaaagtagccaccctctgcctttttttatttgactaggcaagtattttcaatgacagcctaggaacagtgggttaactgccttgttcaggggtagaacaacagtttttcacattgtcagctcggtgattcaATCTTGCCACCTttcgtttactagtccaacgctctaaccactaggctaccctgctgccttgatgacagctttgcacactcttggtattccctcaaccagcttcatgaggtagtcacctggaacacttttcaattaacaggtgtgccttgttaaaagttcatttgtggaatttctttccttcttaatgcatttgagtcaatcagttgtgttgtgacaaggtaggggtggtatacagaagatagccctatttggtaaaagaccaagtccttattatggcaaggacagctcaaataagcaaagcgaaacgacagtccatccttactttaagacgtgaaggtcagtcaatatagaatatttcaagaactttgaaagtttctttaagtgcagttgtgaaaaccatcaagctctatgatgaaactggctctcatgaggaccggcacaggaaaggaagactaagagttacctctgctgcagaggataagttaaatTATTCCCAGAGTTCAAGTAaacaggcacatctcaacatcagctgttcagaggagactgcgtgaatcaggccttcatggtcaaattgctgcaaagaaaccactactgaaggacaccaataagaagaataagatccaagaaatacgagcaatggacattagactggtggaaatttgtcctttggtctgatgagtccaaattttcgatttttggttccaacagccatgtctttgtgagacgcagagtaggtgaatggatgatctccgcatgtgtggttcccaccgtgaattatggaggaggatgtgtgatggtgtggggttgctttgctgctgacactgccagtgatttatttataattcaaggcacacttaaccagcatggctaccacagcattctgcagcgatactccatcccatctggtgtgcgcttagtgggactatcatttgcttttcaacaggacaatgacccaaaacacacctccaggctgtgtaagggctattttaccaagaaggagagtgatggagtgctgcatcagatgacctggcctccacaatcactcgacctaaacccaattgagatggtttgggatgacttggaccgcagagtgaaggaaaagcagtcaacaagtgctcagcatatgtgggaactccttcaagactgttttgaaaaacattccaggtgaagctggttgagagaatgccaagagtgtgtaaagctgtcatcaaggcaaaggctggctactttgaagaatctaaaaatctaaaatatattttgatttgtttgatgtcttcactattattctataatgtagaaaatataaaaaatcaagacaaactcttgaatgagtaggtgtgtccaaacttttgacttgtacatCAACCCCTTTTATCTAAATAAGCTGAGCCTCCTAGTGTAAGCATAGATAAACCCAATCCATAAATTACAAGTACTTTTATATAGATATGTTCTTTCTTCAATGAGCTCATCACGGCGACTATTTTTAGCTGATTATATCCCCTGTCTGAACCTCATCCTGGAGACAAAGCCTAATATGGAGCTCTTCTTATCTGGATCCATTAGTCTAAGGAGAAAAACAGAGGAgcgagaggacaggacagagcatgTGTTTTGTGTTGAGGTTGAAAGGGGAGTCTCTGAGTGCACTGTTTCATTGAAGATGTCTAGCAGGCCGATCGGTCTTTTAGCAGATTATTTCCCCAGGCATGTATCACCTGTCATCTGTCCAGGCTGTGTTAAGGGTTTGGGACTGCTTctcctttttggggggggggggaaactgaGTCAGTCATCCTCACTCGAAGACATCGGTTTACAGTTCATCAGCCAAAGTTGTAAATGATTTCAAGATTTTCACAGAATGAATGGTATAGGTTGCAGTTTTCCAACCCAAGACTAATGTAAACTAATTCAGCTCTGTGTCTTTGATCACGCACGGGACACTGAGGTGGTTTATGTGTGATTTGATCCCATACAGAATACAGCTGATGCAGTACGTCATCTATGGCATCgcctccttcttcttcctctatGGGATCATCCTGCTGGCCGAGGGCTTCTACACCACCAGCGCTGTCAAGGAGCTGCACAGCGAGTTCAAGACCACCATTTGCGGGCGCTGTATTAGTGGGATGGTACGTCACTATCAACACCACTGGACTGTGGTTTCCATGCGCTGAACTTACACAAAACACAAATAACCAACTCACTGCAGTCTTAACTGGCTATCAAACCCTTTTGTCAACAAGattgaaaaaacatttttttttaagtatttccACCAAACCACATTATGTTTTAATCCTGGGTAGATGCGATCAATCAAGCAAGTTGATGAAAACCATAATGAGAAAATATTGTTGCAATTGGACACATAAACAGTCCCTCCCTTAAAGACCTACTTGTCAAATAGGCTGTGAAAATGTTTATGATTATGATTCCCTTCTGCCTAATGctaataggtgtgtgtgtgtgtctgtgtgtctgtgtgtctgtgtctgtctgtcctctcagtTTGTGTTCCTGACCTACATCCTGGGTATTGCCTGGCTGGGAGTGTTTGGTTTCTCCGCCGTGCCCGTCTTCCTCTTCTACAACATGTGGTCCACCTGTGCCGCCATGAGGTCACCAGTCGCCAACTTCACCAATGTGGACTCTATCTGCGTGGACGTCCGTCAATACGGTAAGAGAATGCCTCAGTCACAGTCAGGGTAATCTTCATTAGGCACCATGtgaaagaaaacagactgaaattaAGGAGGGACTACctaaacttgtccaataagaaacgtgTATTTTTTTCTTTTAAACGTTTTGTTACGGTGTGCTTTACTGAATATGACCCTTATTTCACCATGGTGGCTGAGAGCCAAGATGGTAGTGGGATAAATAACTAATAGGATAACAAAGCACGTGTGGCATCTTTTCTACAGCTCGAttgcctccctgtctccccctgttcAGTGTGTCGCGTTTTGCAGCTTTAATACACTCAACTCTCCAATTATGACATTTTAATGGTGATTTGAAGTTGCAACCATTCTGTAaattgtaatgtgatatgtgACTCTGGGCCATTAACGATTGAACTCTGATTCATTTACTGCATGACTATCTGAATTCTAGGAACATGTTTTATGAAGACGTGATGTAAAGAATTTGCTCAGTGTAAATATGAACCTTTAACGACTGTCTGCAGGTATCATCCCATGGAACGCTACACCAGGCAAGGCTTGTGGGTCCACACTAGGAGACATCTGTAATACTAGTGAGGTAAGGCTTCTTCTCCTCTAATTGGAGTCATTCATTCACAGGTGACATACTGTCTTGTTTGGTGTCATTACTTTGAGATTCATGCGCTCACAACTATATTAAGTGTTTGGGGGCCGCAGAGGCGCAACAAATTGTATTCACAATgagaaaaacgaaacaaaaaacCACCCCTTCCTTTCTTGAACACACTCGCACTTGTCTTTTTTTAACTTGCTGACGGGTACTTTATTGAGGacaaatgtacttactatgactgtgatatggggttgtctcacctagctattttACGataaatgcactaactgtaaatccttctggataagagcttctgctaaattactcaaatgtaaatgtaagttACCGTAATGTGGTACTGTGTTCATTCACATAAATCATTGTTTTTTCTTGtctttttcagttctacctgTCCTACCACCTGTACATTGTAGCATGCGCTGGAGCCGGGGCCACCGTCATTGCTCTGGTaagctcacctctctctctctctctctctcatcctcccactCAGTCTATCCTTGCACGGTTTGTATCTGACTGTAGATCATGAATCCAGTGCTGCTCTCCTCATTTCCCATATGGTTTATGTAACCTCTGTAAAGCAGATTACACATAGGCTTTCCCACATCTCCAATCCCATTCGCTGTAAACCATCTCCGTAGATGCCCCTGGCCCCGGTCTTATTATAGGTAAAAGGACACAGGGTGGAGACTTACCGTGGcaatgtttatacagtatcaAGGAGAATCTCTGTAAGGATATAAACATTTGTAGACGAAATCAGAGTGCTTTGAACTAAGGGCACCCCATTTCCAAAGAGTCCCATCTTGGGTGTTTTGAAAATAATGAGTATGACAGTCGAGGAAAATTCTCTGTCTAGGCCATGGAGACCATTTTGTTCTCTGATTGCTTCCAAAGACAGTTTCATACGTTTCTACTTAACTCACATCTGAAAGTGCTAAACAATCGTATTTTACGAATACTTATTTTTTACACGTAAAAAATGTGAACGTAGAAAGATCAGTTGTTGCCAATATGGCAGCCATGCACGTTCCTGGAGTGTTCTCTTACCGCCTGTATTCTGTTCTCTTCCaccagctgatctacatgatggcTACCACTTATAACTTTGCCGTTTTGAAGTTTAAGAGTCGAGAAGACTGCTGCACTAAGTTTTAACTGGTGTTCAgagacacagcacagcacagtctATGACACTACACTGAGTAGAGACAGCAGCCACTTACTACATGAACTAAAAACCAACAGAACATAGACAAAAACATCTTCCCCATTAGTATTCACCTAAAGCGTAAATAGCTGAGTGTATGCGTCCTTTAGCGTTTGATATCCAGGGATAGGCCTGTCGGAAGGTTCAACGGTACCTGAGGAGAGTTGTCTTCAGAATGGGGTGGTGTATAGTTAGCAGGTTTATGCTTTTCTCCAGGTCATGTTAAGATATTATTAGGACATTAAATCAGTAATAACTCCCTTAATTGAATAGCACTCAGGCTTTTTGTAGAGTAGGCTTGGAGGAGGAAGACAAAACACAATTAATCTGAGGACAATACGGTATTTAGTTCTCAGGCTTCAGTCAGTGCTATGACTATCGCTCTTACATTCGGggtgaaaaaaa is a genomic window containing:
- the LOC110501391 gene encoding neuronal membrane glycoprotein M6-b isoform X4, coding for MGCFECCIKCLGGVPYASLVATILCFSGVALFCGCGHVALTGTISILENHFSKITSDHAMLTDVIQLMQYVIYGIASFFFLYGIILLAEGFYTTSAVKELHSEFKTTICGRCISGMFVFLTYILGIAWLGVFGFSAVPVFLFYNMWSTCAAMRSPVANFTNVDSICVDVRQYGIIPWNATPGKACGSTLGDICNTSEFYLSYHLYIVACAGAGATVIALLIYMMATTYNFAVLKFKSREDCCTKF
- the LOC110501391 gene encoding neuronal membrane glycoprotein M6-b isoform X1; translated protein: METTSEENQEQSQEKKGCFECCIKCLGGVPYASLVATILCFSGVALFCGCGHVALTGTISILENHFSKITSDHAMLTDVIQLMQYVIYGIASFFFLYGIILLAEGFYTTSAVKELHSEFKTTICGRCISGMFVFLTYILGIAWLGVFGFSAVPVFLFYNMWSTCAAMRSPVANFTNVDSICVDVRQYGIIPWNATPGKACGSTLGDICNTSEFYLSYHLYIVACAGAGATVIALIHFLMILSANWAYLKDASHMHAYQDIKMKEEQELHDITSRSKECLNSYT
- the LOC110501391 gene encoding neuronal membrane glycoprotein M6-b isoform X2 encodes the protein MGCFECCIKCLGGVPYASLVATILCFSGVALFCGCGHVALTGTISILENHFSKITSDHAMLTDVIQLMQYVIYGIASFFFLYGIILLAEGFYTTSAVKELHSEFKTTICGRCISGMFVFLTYILGIAWLGVFGFSAVPVFLFYNMWSTCAAMRSPVANFTNVDSICVDVRQYGIIPWNATPGKACGSTLGDICNTSEFYLSYHLYIVACAGAGATVIALIHFLMILSANWAYLKDASHMHAYQDIKMKEEQELHDITSRSKECLNSYT
- the LOC110501391 gene encoding neuronal membrane glycoprotein M6-b isoform X3, whose amino-acid sequence is METTSEENQEQSQEKKGCFECCIKCLGGVPYASLVATILCFSGVALFCGCGHVALTGTISILENHFSKITSDHAMLTDVIQLMQYVIYGIASFFFLYGIILLAEGFYTTSAVKELHSEFKTTICGRCISGMFVFLTYILGIAWLGVFGFSAVPVFLFYNMWSTCAAMRSPVANFTNVDSICVDVRQYGIIPWNATPGKACGSTLGDICNTSEFYLSYHLYIVACAGAGATVIALLIYMMATTYNFAVLKFKSREDCCTKF